The following is a genomic window from Polypterus senegalus isolate Bchr_013 chromosome 9, ASM1683550v1, whole genome shotgun sequence.
atatataaaatatagagcatgaattgtaggttgtaactgaacaatgagggacatgtatgtttgttacattttctgacaaaacacagtcattttcctttttcctctcacgttatctaaaaacagatgcatgtcttccatatgtgaaaaaaatatgtCTGAAGACATATTCCCTCTCTTCTTCTTCTAGAAACTCAGATAGCAAATCAAATTTCTGAAGGGCCTGCTCGATGTCGTCTTTGTCCATTGACAGTTATGAAGGGAGTGAGACTCGCTCcctgaacacagaaatgttctcaGCGCACCACTCTTCTGCCTCAGTTAAATGCTGAAGGATTTTGTGTTGCTGTAATAcgttctattaaaaaaaaaagaaagaaaattctttaaatggtcatcataaagcttatagccttttcctccacatttacaaggaatgtaaagaaagttaaaaaaaaaaaagtacagtatatttaatttgttatgcattattaacattactgctttcAATCACAGATTGTACAAGTCTTCAATGTTTTTTAccatacactattattaacacagcacacaatgcattttaaatgttttaaggccGTTAAGAGTTGTACTAGCACTACAGTCTGTCAGAAGATGTAAAACAGGCTtttagtcttttgggctttgactcctaCTGCTTAACGATTAACAGTCGGCATCTGAGACAAGCATtaagtctttttatacattttattcactataccataggcattgtaagctagcatcaacaaaatgtaattcatctttcttatggaagtttataaaatgaggtgtctgtacctgctcatcagtgccctgtgctggatgttGTTGAAGGGTGGCTGAcgtttcttctaaaagaaaagacCTGAAACCTGCAAAACGCAGTGCTatggaacagaatagaaagacattttttttttcatttcagatgtaGTGCCAAATCTTTACTCTGTCTTCTCTTTAATGGCTCAATAATGTCTAAAcctaaaaacagagaaaataatatttacctaaggaaatgttaaaaaagaaccaaaagaataagcataataaatgACGCTGTCCTGgctgtccattatttctgtaccttctaatTTTCTGTTTGGTTCTTGGCCTTCATTTAGAAGTGCGTTTACTCGCTCAGCCCGATGTGAGCAGTTACTGCAGTGATTTCCAAAAGAAGCACTAAATTtataatggtaaacattttgactatttgtctttgatttacaatatggCTAAGTTTATTTGCCACATTACCgcagaagtgaataaaagttattaaaggaaatttaaatttcACTGACCCTTGGGGCTTGGAGAATAAAAATCGCCAACGTCATAAGCAAAATTGTGtgataaatgtcagaaatacgcATCTCGATCAACTCAGTGTAATGCCATTTGAGCGACGGGTTAACAAGACTGTATTTTAATGTGATACCTAAAGGCATAGCTAATGACTACCTCCTCCCGTGCTGTTGACCAATTCCTGTCAGTTTTTGTGTAACATACCCCCCCCAGATGGTAGCCCACACCTGCATCACCAGATTTGTAGAAGGAATCAATATCGGACTGGACTCCACAAGTAGACATTACTTGGGCCATTTATTTAATAGAgctaacatattttatttatatacagttatgTATAATTTTAGTACATCTAAAAATGAGTACAGTCTGAAATATTAATCTATACATTATTATTcacaaatatatttcatttttcaatCTAGCACTgtcatatttacaaaatattgcaCACTGGTATCAACCTCATACAAAATATTATGTGACAGTAAAAGTGAGAAAAAGTTAGATAATAAAAACGTAAATAGCTAAACATGGTTAAAATATATACAACGTGTCAACATTGATGCGGCTAAAAACTGAGTAGTCTAATTTACAAAATATGGTAAAGTTCAACATCCcctgtatatacagcatatataaacCTTTAATTACAGATTACGAAACAGATATTAACATTGAATCACGTTGAACTAATGAATGATGCATTCAACaaatttacttaaaataatactgataaaaaaacagtaCTGATAGTGTCCGTCTGCTGtattttaattacaaaagaaTATCCGTGAACAGAATACAAGTATTTTACATCAAAAAGAGACATTTGAAACACATATGAagccagttttttttgtttgtttggtgttgtGGCTAGTTACATATAGAACGACTGCCTGTAAGTGAGCACagtttaaataatagatatagatcgGGATATTTTCTCAGAAATTCTGGAATGCattccattcattaatttttctACCGCGCTCTTCACCATGAGCCGCGCAAGCTTTCGTCATGATCATCGCGACGCATACACATGTTGTATTGTCGTCTGCTGATGACGCAACTACTCATGAAGCGGGGCCGGCTGCTGTCAATTCGCTGTTGTTGTTTAATTCAAAGTTTTATACGGACCATGCGGCGATTGTTTTGCACCGCAGTTAACAGGCTTTTTCTACATGTATTATCTCAAAACATGAGCAGTGACGTGACGTTAAATACGAAACTACTCAAGAAAATGGTAAGAGAATATCGCTGCCACGTCTTGTTTTCGCTTGATTTGAGTTAATGTTAAGGAAGGACGTAAGTTAGATAAGGGCAGCGTTTGGGAATGTACCTTGCTCATTTTAATCTAGGCAATCGGTAAATAACGTTTTAAATAGCAACATGTTTGGCAGCCGATGTTGTCAGATTGTACAGACCCCAGTAAAGTCACTTTTTGTTCTGATCGCATTTGACCAACGCTAAACAATGCGTTCAACTTCAGGCAGAAACTTTTTGGGGCGTTAATCTACTGCAGTGTTGTAGACATGGACGGGGACTTTGACACCACATCGAGTCTTTTTTATCTGCTTTCTTACTGCCTAGTTCGTGTAAGTGGGTGTGGATGGTATATTATGTAAAGTACGTACATATTATTTAGAATTGTATTTTACGCTTAAAAGGCTCGTGCCAAGttcaaaatttttaatacataaatGTTTTGGAAGTAgtttaaatatttcacaaataataatacaaatcaaGAGTGTTGTAATTCGCATGTTAAGACTTTACGGTAAATATCCAAGACGTCCATTTTAAAAATTGAGGGAGAGGTACGTGATTTAATGGTGAAAAGTAAAGtacttgttttaaaaatgaagaaagacataataggaaaatatgaaaattcaTCACCAAAATAGGGATGTCATGATACCAGAATCTTTGTATCCAATACCAAAACCAGTGAAATTTGCTGATACTCAAATACCTATGCGAAACCAGAATAATACTAAGGAAtagtgtagtagtagtagtgtgttgaaaaaatatataacctGATGTAGGAAAAGGGCTTTTATCAGTAGTTATGAGTTGGACATTTGAGGCAAAATATGTTGAAGTAGGAAAATTTTCCAGTCATTGAGGTAATTCCAACCAGCTGGATAATCATACAAGCCTTAAGATTCAcatatttttttccctgtataATAACATTCCTTACATGGTTCCTGAAACCGGTTGGTGCACATCATCTAGGTTAGCCTGTCTCCTTTACAAGGACAACAGAGGTATTTTCCAATTTGATAATgctcctgagaaaaaaaaaaaaaaaaaaaaaaatttttttttatatatatagatagatatatatagagagagatagatatagatatatatatatgtatatatatatatatatgtatatatatatatatgtatatatatatagagagagagagagagaatttgttgtatgttttaatcacaaaattaaagaaaaagtaacaagTATAAAGCATAATAATATCCATCTTTATAGTACTAACTTGTAAAATAGAGTCTGTTAGGTTTTATCAGGGTATggacatttattttcaaaatctgtTGGAAGTTATTCAATAGTATAGCAGATTCAGAAGTATTCATACCCCTTCACTTTAttcacactttactgtgttgtagatttaactttaaatggataatttgctatttttgcccatcaatttacactcaataaccaataaatggtccaaataaattttttatttttaataaatacagtatgcaaATCTTTCAAAAACATGATTTCACGTTTATgttataggttattgagtgtagattgagaaaaatggcaaatttgtccATTTACATTtcaatcaataacaataaattcttaaaaaaaaaacaacttctttgcatttatatagctgttttctcactactcgaagcgctcagcaattacaggttaagggccttgctgaaaggcccaacagagcagagtcccttttggcatttacgggattcaaacctgcaaccttccgattgccagtgcagatccctaaccttagagccaccactctttAGAATgtgatggggtctgaatactttatgcatatactgtaggtgatttgaaagtaaaaaaaaatgaaaatatgtatgaAGTCTTACTAAATGAGACAGACTCAAAACTGGGAGCTATACTGCAGTATAGTGTTTTGAAAACCAAACTCCAATGGTCATATGTAGACTCGAGTATAAAATGCGTACAATATTTGCAGTTTGAATGATGATTAACATCACAATTAAGAGAGAAAATTGATTATTTGTTTCCTTCTGTTTTTGTGTAGGTGGTTGGACTTGGCAATCATGGTATGAGTGGAACACGGCACAGTGTTGGAATGGCAGCATTAGATGAGCTTGCTGCCAGACTGGGTACTGCAGATCAGTGGCAAACTGACAAGAAGGTTTGTGGACGTGTGACCTTCAGTGAAGTGGCAGGGATTCAGCTAATATTGTTGAAGCCTAAACTTCTTATGAACATAAATGGCGTCAGTGTGGCTAGGGCAGGTGAGTAAAGCTTCATGGCTGTTAGGAGTTGTGCGCCATGTGCTGGTCCTTGCTTGCTTTTttactggtttttatttttgatataatttaataccttcagctttatttaaattgaagcccaattaaacatttacagtaagcATGATACAGTTTGGTAGACTCTGAATTGTAgtcaaatatttttgtaacttaGATCATACTccatatattatttttgaaagctCACTACTTTGTCACAAGTGTCTTGCATTTCCAGTAAATGTCAGTAAATGCTGCCATATAGGTTGTGGCAGTAACAAATTAGTTCAGGAATGAACGAGGGAGATGGAGATTGGAAAATTACACATGCAATTGATGTGAACAGAGGCTGAGCTGCTGAccagagagaagaaaagaagtcCTTTACCATGTACATTACCTTTGCTCTGCTCATGGCTTTTATTTTCTGCACAGGCAGCTCCAGTGTCTTTTCACTATTATTGGATGGGTGCTCCTTACTGCCTTATCACATGGTACAAACCTAACCAAACTGCTCAAATGTAATGTGTAAGTCAAAGGTGTATGGCTAGATAACAGGCAGTAGTATTTGTTTAAGGTTTTTTAAAATCAGTTGTGACTGAGATATGCGTTATAATTGCCAGACTCTCAACTGGGGTACTGTAGCTGCAATGGGTGCAATGCCCCTGTTTTGTTATGGGAGGGTCCTAAGGTAACGGTACTGtccttttatactttttattatgtgcACCTTAACAGAATGCCTTAAATCTCACACTCTTGCCACACTGTCAGGTACTTTAGTTCACACTTTCCTCTTCCTGTAACATCAGACAATTAAGTAGAGCACCATAACAAACAGGAGAAAAGTTACACATTCATTCTTGTGTTATAGATATACATCATATAGAGTGAGAGccataaaacaaatgcaaaataaagtGTAATCTTGTTTTGGtgcttttcaaaattaaaccttttcattTGACAACAAAAggatttttcaaataatttataaagaaagGCAGTCATCTTCTAATCAGGTTATACAAACTGTAATGACAGTAATAATCAAAGTTGCTTATAACCTTCTAGATCagctttaattttattcttttaccAGCAACTTTTTCagaggttttgtgttttttgtttttttttgtctcattgttAGCTGAAAAATTTCACATTAACCCAGAAGATATTTATCTTGTCCATGATGAAATTGATAAGCCTTTTGGAAAATTAGCAATGAAGAATGGTGGTAGTGCCAGGTAAGAAACGTGTGATAAACAAAATGTTTGTATAAGAAGAATGTGTCCTGTCATTACATTATAGATTATACCCAAGATTCAATGAATTTTTGCTtgaacataacattctgaaatctgcttaattcaattcagagttTCATGTTTGAATGTCTTTCCCAAATGCTGACGAGCATTTTAATGCCTGTTTAAGAATGCAATCAATttctcatttacagtatttggtttttccaaaaaaaaaaaaatagtttaaactaATTGTCCCTCATGTACATTTTTTACTCGTTTGAACACCCTGTTATGCTGGAAACTAAAGCAAAAggcatggacaaatttgttgatTTTTCTTACAGCTCCTATGCCTGCTCAAcgtgattaaattaaaaaaaaacaatttcacatGTATACCTGCAAGCCTTAGCTATGTCATTGAGTAAGGCCAAGCAAGTGTGAAATGAGttcaagtattgcttattctacaaaaatgttataaaatggcCTGtgcacatttgttggtacccctagtaaagatcataaataattagAGTGATTTCTTCAAACTagctgtttttgttaattaatatcacaaatgtcaaaTATCGTGCATTCTgtcattcagcctatttaattgaaaaaagtagtcattcagctgtttggtatcattgtgtgtcccacactgaacatggacaaGAGAAAAccgttgtctgaggagatcagaaagaaaatgatcgcaatcatgttaaaggcaaaggttAGAAGACCAGCTCCatgcagcttgatgttcctgtgacaacagctgcaaatattataaagaagtttaaggtccatgggactatAGCCAACTGTCGTGGACGTGACCACAAGAGGAAAGTCAATCCCAGAATAGGCAGAGAGTTAGTTAGTGAGAATGGTTGACAACAAGCCGATGACACTTTCCAAAGAGATATAAGCTGAACTCCAATGTCAAGGACCATAAGTGTCTGATTGCACCATCCATCGCTTTTTGAGTGACAGCAGACCCAATGGAAGAAGATGTAGGTAGACttcactgttgaaataaaaacataaaaaagccagagtgAAACTTGCTAAAATGCCACAATACTTCTGGttgaatgtcctttggacagatgaaacaaaactggagtttttggcaagtcacatcagctctttGTCTACAGACGAAAAAGTGaagcttttaaagaaaagaaccccatacctactgtgaaataTGAAGAAGGCTTTGTTTAGGTTTTTGGGttactttgctgcatctggcacagggtgccttgagtctgCGTAGGGAACAATGAAATCGCAACACTattaagacattctggagtgaaatgtaCTGCCCATTGTCAGAAAGGTTTGCCTCAGTCGCAGGTCACAGATCCTTCAACATGATAataagccaaaacacacagctaaaagcacccaagaatggctaagaatgaaacattggactattctgacaTGGCTTTCTATGATCCCTGATTTGAATCCATCGAAtaactatggaaagaactgaaacaagcAGTCTGAAGAGGatccccttcaaacctgacactgCTAGAGTAGTTTGCTCAGGAAAAATGGGCCAAATGACCTGTGGACAGATGTAcaagtctcatggagagctccaggaatcactTTTGTGCAGTAATTGCAAACTCTAAAAGCTGTGCAACATTAGGTTAAAGGTCCCATCTTTTTTGTCcaagccattttcatttgtgttattaattgaaatattttgttaaatcaaAATTCTAAAGCAAAGTCCaattaaatatggaataaacaatgatgggtgcagATTACTTCGGTCAATTTCAAGTTATTTAAGAGACAATTTTAAGCTCtcgttttatttgaaaatgtgtttaaattaaaaattgtatttgcgCTTgtagtaaatctttttttttttttttttttaacctgcatAATTTCTTCTTTCAATCCTAAAACCAATCAAGCTGTCAATGTAGCAGAATCAGAGTGCTATGTCAAATTATGGTATATATTGTTTTGAATTTTgggaaaaattacttttttaatttcttttttttgtcagagGTCATAATGGAGTGCGGTCCTGTGTGAGCTGTCTTGGAACAGATGTAAGCTAAGTGGCAATACTTTTGAATATAAGACATTAAGTAGTTTTAGGCAATGTGATTTACTTTGCCCGTTCTCTCCTCCTGTCATGTGGAAATTACTAAATATAATTCACATTGTAATTTGACTTTTGCCTTTGCAGTCTTATAAGCATTTCATAACCCCATGTAAataggttaataataataaaaaaaagttgaattatGTACCTTCAAGGTAAAGACTTTTTTTAGAAAGACAAATATCCAATGTAAAGAGAATGTCCTAGCACTTGTTCAAGCATGACATTACTATAAAAATATTGTCTTTCTGCGTCACTGGGTCTGAATGGTTTTTATTCTTGTTGCatgctgtactgtatgtgtgtgtatttttgtattttggaatatttacatatatttacatatacaaaatgaaaagttgTGGGGACAAATGTGaacaagtagggaaatgcagccaaaccagctaaatgacagcTCGTATGTATAGTAATTCAGATTAAAAgcgatgaatatgatgtacagactgtattgTAGTTGttttttaagagggccaatgctgtctgtgtatttacactgaagaactgtttttgtttttttgtcatgtttataTGGGCTACCTGTTATCACTTCTAAGGCAACTGGAGAATACCTCTGCTAACCTTCACTGCCCACTGTGAGGGAAGCCATTAACTGAATTTCAGGGTGCTACATTATGTTTTTGTATGGTATCGGTGTACATTCATAAAAATTGACTAGTCTTTGCAGCAGTGCCTGCTTTTCCTAATGCAGCCGGAGCGATTTACTGAACTTATATTGCAATAAAGGCACTTCgtcagaatgaagctgcttttgttaaccataaacGGTGatattccattaacacacaagtcatctgtgttGCCAAGATGAGTGTTGAGGCATCGTTcataaatacaaatgtaaaagaaGGTTGTGATTTATAAACTGTGTAGTATGTGTAAATGTGGGTATggtaggttttataaatcagattttgttGGCATACtcattttcctgcatttttttgtgtatgcATTATTTTTGCACTCAAAtccaagttttataaatcagacCACTAGGGTGGACTTTACCATTTGCGGCATCctatgtttaaattttttttcagatgCCATGCAACACTTTTAAGCAGGTGTTAACATTTCACTCCCCAGAGTGGCTTGATGCTTCATCCCGTCATCCTAcccaaatgaataaatatgtttgaaatctgcagtgcagtaaaaaaaaaaaaattggcaaataGGTAATGTCATGTCAACGCTCAAAAcgttttggattttggaattttGGTTAGAGATACTCTAcctgtaaatgtgcagagatttatttttataatttacatgTACGTATACAAAAGCCAGTATGGCATGTGTCTGTTGCAGTTTAAACCTTTCAAATGAAATTGTTCAAAATGCACATACCCAGgatgtgaaaagaaaaccaaatagtTTCCATTACGCCCTTTGCACTCTATATTAgaataatgtaataaaacaaaatagttctGATCAATACCTTTACAGTTTACAGTACATGTggctattttaataaaatgaaattgagtGTCAACCcccttacagtatatattacagtAATTGACTTGAATTAATACACAGTATGGTTGTGCAGAATTTACTCTGCTGCATGCAATACTCAAATTTATCGGAGTATTTCCTTTGAAATCTATTGGGCCACATTTTAGGGGTGTGGTGGGCAAACCAAACAACCCAGAGGAAGCCCTCAGAAACATATGCATTCCCCACTGCTGTCCACGAGTATCtgattcattttttaactttaagaaTTCTGCTGAATTAGTTTCGTCAATGCCACAGACAGTCTTTTAGACCTAAATAAGCTCTCGTCaagactaaagaggtttaatCCCAAGAGCCTGTCCTAACTGTGCATTGAGTGTACTTGCTGTGTAACGTCTATAGCGTGGTGTGCAACACTCTGAACAACTATTTAAGAGTTCGCACCTAGTCTGTCTAGGCTGGCAGCCACCCTAACCAGGATTAGCTGAGTGACAGTGAAGTGCTTACAGTATAACCTAATTTTATTTGGATAAGAAAATTGAATCAACATCAACCCCCTTAACTTTTTCAGAGCTTTCTTACTGTAAATTATTACATTGTATTTAGAATTAATGTTGTATTTCCTTGCATATAACACTTTGAAGGAGTCAATATTAAAGTGCATTTTCTAAGGCTGTTCCCAATTTTGAAGGCGGGTTTCTTTTGGCTTCAAGATATTGAAGATCATAACATCTTACACCTTCTTCTGGTATCTGTGAAATATCAGACAGTCGTCTACTGTATATGTTATCAGCTTTCCTAGGAGCTGATTAGACTAAGATGTACTTCTACAGGATGATGGTTAAAAATGGAAGACAAGCCAGGTAGAAATAATTACAGTGAGCAGTTACATCcatgggtggtgcagtggcagtGACCAGGGTTAGCggtctggtcctccctgcgtggagtttacatggtCTCCCAAGTCTACGTGGATTTCTTTTAGGTGCTGTGGTTttctcccataatccaaagacttgcaggttagatgaactggcaTTTTCTACattgcctagtgtgtgcttggggggtgtgtgtgtgtgtgtgtgtgtgtgtgtgtgcgtgcgccctgtgatggactggcgccctatactagctgggataggctccagcagaccctgttcGGAACAAAGTGAGTTAAGAAATGACTGACTTTCATCCTTTATCAGTGATTCTGGCTACTGgagatattttatatattcatataaatGGTCACCTAAATCaacatcaatcaacatttatttatatagcacatattcatacaaaaaaaatgtagctcaaagtgctttacaaaatgaatagaaaaatagaagacacaataaaaaataaacataagtcaacattaattaacatagaataagagtaaggtccgatggccaggatggacagaaaaaacaaaaaaaaactccaaaggctggagaaaaaaataaaatctgtaggggttccagaccaagagaccgcccagtcccctctgggcaaagaaCCATCAAGGGTCATTCTTTCTCCCACATTGGCCCTTTCACCTACATCATTATAACAGTAGTTTAATTTTGTTAACTTGGGTATTACAGTATAGAATTATTGCCTACaatcaaacattttaaacatttccttccaagtgtctgttaaagAAGGTGTAATTTCAAAGCAATTATTGCTTGGCAATGAaaagacattttacatttttttgtcatctTTTCTATTTTAGGTCATGCGGCGACTAAGAATTGGCATTGGACGGCCCACTGGGAAAATATCTGTGGAAAGTCATGTGCTAAGTTCCTTTTCCAAAGAAGAACAGAAGATTTTGACAGAGGTACTACAGCAGAGCATTGAGCTGCTGCTTAAACACATTACTGAGGACAGTGGACTGCAGACCTCAAAGATTCCTCAAGAAGGAATAGTTTCTGTCAATGCCTGAAGTTGAGTTTGATGGCATGAACACAatggatgtgtttgtgttttcttatGGAAAGATAAGATGGGGCTGATTAGACTAAGAGATGTTCTCCTACAAGAGTTTGGCTACAAAAATCAAGACAAGCCAAGTGAAATCATTACAGTGGCCACTTTCATCCTTTATTCATTGAGAGATGTGTTTACACACTGATGTCATTCTGTTAGAGCAGCGGTGTCAAGctcagatcctggagggccaGAGTGGATGAGGTTTTTATTCCAGGAAGCTTTCCCCATTAGTAACCAGTTACTGCTGCTAACTGAACAAAGATCTTTTGGTTAACTTTAATTGACTTGCGTGTTAAGATtcagacctcttaattgtttctattttattaacTAGTaggcaaacaaaaatgagatgcaaAGTTGAGTCAAGAGATCACCAGCTAAAACGGGGACTTCAAAATCCAACCAATTTCATAATTAGAAGACAATTCTTGTGGTTAGTGAAACTAGTTATTTAATTCTGCGCCTTGTTGGAGCTCacattctgccacaccagacatTTAAATCTAAaagggttgattttttttttttgagggcaCCATCGTATGTTTTGTGGATTAAAGCAGACTAATATTTCACCACGACGGACACACAGGTGCAAATCGGAGCAGGTTAGCTTGTCATGTTGGATTGCGttgcatgttatttttgtttgactgctgattaagtaaaaaaaaaacagttaagggTTCTGggccttaaaaaaacaagtcaattaaaattaaggtaaaatAAGTTTGTTACATTAAAAATAGTAATTGGCTATTAATTGAAAaagtggctggaacaaaaacctgcagccatcacAGCCCTTGAGAttctgagt
Proteins encoded in this region:
- the ptrh1 gene encoding probable peptidyl-tRNA hydrolase, yielding MTQLLMKRGRLLSIRCCCLIQSFIRTMRRLFCTAVNRLFLHVLSQNMSSDVTLNTKLLKKMVVGLGNHGMSGTRHSVGMAALDELAARLGTADQWQTDKKVCGRVTFSEVAGIQLILLKPKLLMNINGVSVARAAEKFHINPEDIYLVHDEIDKPFGKLAMKNGGSARGHNGVRSCVSCLGTDVMRRLRIGIGRPTGKISVESHVLSSFSKEEQKILTEVLQQSIELLLKHITEDSGLQTSKIPQEGIVSVNA